From Nonomuraea helvata, a single genomic window includes:
- a CDS encoding SRPBCC family protein has translation MTETRAGRAGQAVRGTGRAVTGTARSVAGTAKSAGQGAAGTARSAGQGAADAARSAGQGAAGAAAETVKKAGGAIIEGLPTHRLVQEAQNLLQALSERLIETAEEKVEDLTDRLTDYAENGGKSLLSAVTGSENPGGVLGGALKGGLKGGLKGGVTGGLKAGVKGLWQKITGKGGGKGGKLKIVNIVETIDIGAPRRLVYDQWTQFQDFPTFMKKVETVNQESDEKVSWKAQVFWSHRTWKSTIVEQLPDQHIIWRSEGAKGYVDGAVTFHALTDDLTRVLVVLEYHPQGLFERTGNLWRAQGRRARLELKHFRRHVMSHLLLHPDDVGEGWRGEIRDSQVVKDHETAMEEERSRQAEEEEERPEEEEYEEEEPERAEEEERERAEEEEPEEEEEEEEEEEEEPEEEEEEEEPEEEEEPRRAEEEEYEEEEEPEEEPVAARRPTRGQTRRAPSGQRPARRRRETE, from the coding sequence GTGACTGAGACGAGAGCCGGCCGGGCCGGTCAGGCGGTCCGGGGAACCGGGCGAGCGGTGACGGGAACGGCCAGGAGCGTCGCGGGCACGGCCAAGAGTGCCGGTCAAGGAGCGGCCGGTACGGCGAGGAGCGCCGGTCAAGGAGCGGCCGACGCAGCCAGGAGCGCCGGTCAAGGAGCGGCCGGTGCGGCGGCGGAGACGGTCAAGAAGGCCGGGGGCGCGATCATCGAGGGCCTGCCGACTCACCGGCTCGTCCAGGAGGCCCAGAACCTGCTCCAGGCGTTGAGTGAGCGCTTGATCGAGACCGCGGAGGAGAAGGTCGAGGACCTCACCGACCGGCTGACCGACTACGCGGAGAACGGGGGCAAGAGCCTCCTCAGCGCGGTCACCGGCTCGGAGAACCCCGGCGGCGTGCTGGGCGGCGCCCTCAAGGGCGGGCTCAAAGGCGGGCTCAAGGGCGGTGTCACCGGCGGGCTGAAGGCAGGCGTGAAGGGGCTCTGGCAGAAGATCACCGGCAAGGGCGGTGGTAAGGGCGGCAAACTGAAGATCGTCAACATCGTCGAGACGATCGACATCGGCGCCCCACGCCGCCTGGTGTACGACCAGTGGACCCAGTTCCAGGACTTCCCGACCTTCATGAAGAAGGTGGAGACGGTCAACCAGGAGAGCGACGAGAAGGTCTCCTGGAAGGCCCAGGTCTTCTGGTCCCACCGGACCTGGAAGTCCACCATCGTCGAGCAGCTCCCGGACCAGCACATCATCTGGCGGTCCGAGGGCGCCAAGGGCTACGTCGACGGCGCCGTGACGTTCCATGCGCTCACCGACGACCTGACCCGTGTCCTGGTGGTGCTGGAGTACCACCCGCAGGGGCTCTTCGAGCGCACCGGCAACCTGTGGCGCGCCCAGGGGAGGCGGGCGAGGCTGGAGCTCAAGCACTTCAGGCGGCACGTGATGTCGCACCTTCTGCTGCATCCCGACGACGTCGGCGAGGGCTGGCGCGGCGAGATCCGCGACAGCCAGGTCGTCAAGGACCACGAGACGGCGATGGAGGAGGAGCGCTCCAGGCAGGCCGAGGAGGAGGAAGAGCGGCCGGAAGAGGAAGAGTACGAGGAGGAAGAGCCCGAGCGGGCCGAAGAGGAGGAGCGCGAACGGGCCGAAGAGGAAGAGCCCGAGGAGGAGGAAGAAGAGGAGGAGGAAGAAGAGGAGGAGCCTGAGGAGGAGGAAGAGGAAGAAGAGCCCGAAGAGGAGGAAGAGCCTCGACGGGCCGAAGAGGAAGAGTACGAGGAGGAAGAGGAGCCCGAGGAGGAGCCGGTCGCCGCGCGCCGCCCCACCAGAGGCCAGACGCGCCGGGCACCTTCCGGACAGCGCCCCGCCCGCCGCCGCCGCGAGACGGAGTAG
- a CDS encoding protein kinase domain-containing protein, with protein MEALIAGDPQRIGEYWLAGRLGAGGQGVVYDAYDPEGRRVAVKVLHAAGDRGRFAKEAAAAGQVASFCTARLLAAELDGGKPYLVSEYVPGPSLREAVRDGRRFTGDDLHRLATAVATALTAIHEAGVVHRDLKPDNVLLGPDGPRVIDFGIARTLDMSLTRTGELAGTPTYMAPEVLTGQRAGAAADVFAWGAIMVFAATGSDPFGGENLGGVMHRVLTHHPDLSALPPRLAALVEAAMEKDPSVRPSARDLLLALVSGDGSDTRGLLAAGIRSAEGVRGPDQGDPALGTIAEDAYGALGPEERDLAAEVFLRLVAVNADGQETLRRAAPEELFGGRPEPEAAAVRRVLDAFSYVVAVKDDSIVLSRPGLLRAWPRLRMWVEADRTGLAVLGEINAAARHWDEHGRRDGDVLQGSRLEDALSWAATGRRHLTLTPFERDFLRAGTELTKKRGRRRTLVTSALAGLLVVALAAGGVAVWQRGQAVERLDILTAKQVAAEADRLRTADPTLAMLLSVAAYRVSPQPEARSSLMGSLQQRETAVFRDPPVKGVSRRVLSRDGRTLVSFSEGGVNVYDVRTGRRTASWPKMTLKGMTLQNPALSRSGRLLAQTTTDELGVWDLKTGKSLVRMPLPATGNGGYGVVFGEHETTLVVTVAEDVPFLIDVSTGKRFGRFVYENRTWAQTPAPLVDLTGRHLLLPGHRFDQLALPGWTVERPFPACVKSHVLAAYSQDGKTLACVDAAGDIVLLDAVTGRKRALKEVLNCDLCDEFARLRFSADGLYIAGFKGRDVEVLRIGDQTEILRYRAEGDLGDVRFDPDGRTLRYLVDDTVISVDLEPRIPAVALPDTPQLSRDGRWALARKNSSALSVFDLRTHKEVRRIPLAEEDDLSENFDDVGTKLVTVGEETVTLWDLGTGKKLWSRRASRGYYTPLFAHFSTDGRRLAMTLHYGQNAQVEELVLDVADGHVVALYKTRITDGPFIPGRQVFASLDGRLVDLMTGKPVGAGFGETNALAISRDGLMAVHESASHRIRLWDVKDPAAPDALPPALPRAVGAIAALEFSPDGRTLATVTDGGVLELWDVQARRRLGNSYAAGEFDPSSMAFSADGSVLYVGTQAGLKAGVVYEVPVGDALVAGKVCARAGRTLSPAEWNRYLADVPYRNVCA; from the coding sequence GTGGAGGCGTTGATCGCGGGGGATCCGCAGCGCATCGGGGAGTACTGGCTGGCCGGGCGTCTGGGCGCGGGAGGTCAGGGCGTCGTGTACGACGCCTACGACCCCGAGGGCCGCCGGGTGGCGGTGAAGGTGCTGCACGCGGCCGGCGATCGCGGGCGCTTCGCCAAGGAGGCGGCCGCGGCGGGGCAGGTGGCCTCGTTCTGCACCGCCCGGCTGCTGGCCGCCGAGCTTGACGGCGGCAAGCCGTACCTGGTCTCGGAGTACGTCCCAGGTCCGAGCCTGCGCGAGGCCGTACGGGACGGTCGGCGCTTCACCGGGGACGACCTGCACCGGCTGGCGACGGCGGTGGCCACGGCGCTCACCGCGATCCACGAGGCGGGCGTCGTCCACCGCGACCTCAAGCCGGACAACGTGCTGCTCGGCCCCGACGGGCCACGCGTGATCGACTTCGGCATCGCCAGAACCCTGGACATGTCGCTGACCAGGACCGGCGAGCTGGCGGGAACCCCCACCTACATGGCGCCGGAGGTGCTGACCGGGCAGCGCGCGGGCGCGGCGGCCGATGTGTTCGCGTGGGGCGCGATCATGGTGTTCGCGGCCACCGGGTCCGACCCGTTCGGCGGCGAGAACCTGGGCGGCGTCATGCACCGCGTGCTGACCCACCATCCCGACCTGAGCGCTCTGCCGCCCCGGCTGGCCGCGCTGGTCGAGGCCGCGATGGAGAAGGACCCGTCGGTGCGGCCCAGCGCCCGCGACCTGCTGCTGGCGCTGGTCAGCGGCGACGGGTCCGACACGCGCGGGCTGCTGGCGGCCGGGATCCGCAGCGCCGAGGGGGTGCGGGGGCCCGACCAGGGTGATCCCGCGCTGGGCACGATCGCCGAGGACGCCTACGGCGCGCTCGGCCCCGAGGAGCGCGACCTGGCGGCCGAGGTGTTCCTGCGGCTGGTCGCGGTGAACGCCGACGGCCAGGAGACGCTGCGCCGGGCCGCCCCCGAGGAGCTGTTCGGCGGCCGCCCCGAACCGGAGGCGGCGGCCGTCCGGCGCGTCCTGGATGCGTTCTCGTACGTGGTCGCCGTCAAGGACGACTCGATCGTCCTGTCGCGCCCAGGGCTGCTGCGGGCCTGGCCACGCCTGCGCATGTGGGTGGAGGCCGACCGCACCGGACTGGCCGTGCTGGGCGAGATCAACGCGGCGGCGCGGCACTGGGACGAGCACGGGCGGCGCGACGGCGACGTGCTGCAGGGCAGCCGCCTGGAGGACGCGCTGAGCTGGGCGGCGACCGGCCGCAGGCACCTGACGCTGACCCCGTTCGAACGCGATTTCCTGCGCGCGGGCACCGAGCTGACCAAGAAGCGCGGCCGGCGCAGGACACTGGTCACCTCGGCGCTGGCGGGGCTGCTGGTGGTGGCGCTGGCGGCGGGCGGGGTGGCCGTGTGGCAGCGCGGTCAGGCCGTCGAGCGGCTCGACATCCTGACCGCCAAGCAGGTCGCGGCCGAGGCCGACCGCCTGCGTACGGCCGATCCGACCCTCGCCATGCTGCTCAGCGTGGCCGCCTACCGGGTGTCGCCGCAGCCGGAGGCGCGCTCCAGCCTGATGGGCTCGCTCCAGCAGCGGGAGACGGCCGTCTTCCGCGATCCACCGGTCAAGGGCGTGAGCCGGCGGGTGCTGAGCCGCGACGGGCGCACGCTCGTCAGCTTCAGTGAGGGCGGCGTCAACGTGTACGACGTGCGCACCGGCAGGCGGACGGCGAGCTGGCCCAAGATGACCCTGAAAGGGATGACCCTCCAGAATCCCGCGCTGAGCCGCAGCGGGCGCCTGCTCGCCCAGACCACCACGGACGAGCTCGGGGTATGGGATCTGAAGACCGGTAAGTCGCTGGTGCGGATGCCTCTGCCGGCGACCGGGAACGGTGGCTACGGCGTAGTGTTCGGCGAGCACGAGACGACGCTCGTGGTCACTGTCGCCGAGGACGTCCCTTTTCTCATTGACGTGAGCACCGGCAAGCGGTTCGGCCGGTTCGTCTATGAGAACCGAACGTGGGCGCAGACCCCCGCGCCGCTCGTGGACCTGACCGGCAGGCACCTGCTGCTGCCCGGCCACCGCTTCGACCAGCTCGCCCTGCCCGGCTGGACGGTCGAGCGCCCCTTCCCGGCCTGCGTGAAGAGCCACGTGCTGGCGGCGTACAGCCAGGACGGCAAGACCCTGGCCTGCGTCGACGCCGCCGGGGACATCGTGCTCCTGGACGCGGTCACCGGGCGCAAGCGCGCGCTGAAGGAGGTGCTGAACTGCGATCTCTGCGACGAATTCGCACGGCTCAGGTTCAGCGCCGACGGTCTCTACATCGCCGGCTTCAAAGGCCGCGATGTGGAGGTCCTGCGGATCGGCGACCAGACGGAAATCCTGCGCTACCGTGCAGAGGGCGATCTCGGCGACGTCCGCTTCGACCCCGACGGCAGGACACTGCGCTACCTCGTCGACGACACCGTCATCAGCGTGGACCTCGAGCCCCGCATCCCGGCTGTCGCCTTGCCCGACACTCCGCAACTCAGCCGCGACGGCCGCTGGGCGCTGGCCAGGAAGAACAGCTCCGCCCTGAGCGTGTTCGACCTCCGGACGCACAAGGAGGTGCGCCGCATACCTCTCGCGGAGGAAGACGACCTCAGTGAGAACTTCGATGACGTCGGCACCAAGCTCGTCACCGTGGGCGAGGAAACGGTCACCCTTTGGGATCTCGGCACCGGTAAGAAGCTGTGGTCGCGGCGGGCGAGCCGCGGCTACTACACTCCTCTATTCGCCCACTTCAGCACCGACGGGCGCCGGCTCGCCATGACCCTTCACTACGGCCAGAACGCGCAGGTCGAAGAGTTGGTGCTGGACGTCGCCGACGGCCATGTGGTGGCCTTGTACAAGACCCGGATCACCGACGGACCCTTCATCCCGGGACGACAGGTGTTCGCCTCGCTCGACGGCAGGCTCGTGGACCTGATGACCGGCAAGCCCGTCGGCGCCGGGTTCGGCGAGACCAACGCGCTGGCCATCAGCCGCGACGGGCTCATGGCCGTCCACGAGTCAGCCAGCCACAGGATCCGCCTATGGGACGTCAAGGACCCGGCCGCACCGGACGCCCTGCCTCCCGCTCTGCCCCGCGCCGTCGGCGCCATCGCCGCCCTGGAATTCTCGCCGGACGGCAGGACGCTCGCTACCGTCACCGACGGGGGCGTGCTCGAACTCTGGGACGTCCAGGCCAGGCGCAGACTGGGCAACTCGTACGCGGCGGGCGAGTTCGACCCATCCTCCATGGCCTTCAGCGCCGACGGGAGCGTCCTGTACGTGGGCACGCAGGCCGGCCTGAAGGCCGGCGTCGTGTACGAGGTGCCTGTCGGCGACGCGCTCGTGGCCGGGAAGGTGTGCGCGCGGGCCGGCCGCACGCTCTCGCCCGCTGAGTGGAACCGGTACCTCGCGGACGTGCCCTACCGGAACGTGTGCGCATAA
- a CDS encoding PadR family transcriptional regulator, with amino-acid sequence MNSSRLFVLGMLARKGPMHGHQIRRAAQIDRTDMWADVKPGSLYGALHRMEGEGLIEAVRTEQEGRMPARTVYGITEEGRRELHAQRDEALRRVSLPPDPADLALLFTGDMAEQTLGGVLRNRREAYATQLQAMRNMREEVDAYLTDLERMTFQHTLARLETEVAWHDEVLRRLPKLIADDDRHPDRHPDRHPDRHPGRSARPDTPEGDSA; translated from the coding sequence GTGAACAGTTCACGGCTTTTCGTGCTGGGGATGCTCGCGCGCAAGGGGCCCATGCACGGGCACCAGATCCGCCGAGCCGCGCAGATCGACCGGACCGACATGTGGGCCGACGTCAAACCCGGATCGCTGTACGGCGCGCTGCACCGGATGGAGGGCGAGGGCCTGATCGAGGCCGTCCGCACCGAGCAGGAGGGCAGGATGCCCGCACGGACGGTCTACGGCATCACCGAGGAGGGCCGGCGGGAGCTGCACGCCCAGCGGGACGAGGCGCTGCGCCGGGTGTCCCTGCCGCCTGACCCGGCCGATCTCGCGCTGCTGTTCACCGGCGACATGGCCGAGCAGACGCTCGGCGGCGTCCTGCGGAACCGGCGCGAGGCGTACGCCACGCAACTGCAGGCCATGCGGAACATGCGCGAGGAGGTGGACGCCTACCTCACCGACCTGGAACGCATGACGTTCCAGCACACGCTCGCGCGGCTGGAGACGGAGGTCGCCTGGCACGACGAGGTCCTGCGGCGGCTGCCGAAGCTCATCGCCGACGACGACCGCCACCCGGACCGCCACCCGGACCGCCACCCGGACCGCCACCCTGGCCGGAGCGCCCGGCCGGACACCCCCGAAGGAGACAGCGCATGA
- a CDS encoding amidohydrolase family protein yields the protein MTHRILVRGGHVVSMDDAVGDRPGCDILIEDDLIAAVEPGLDPAGADEVIDARDTVVLPGFVDTHRHLWMTVLRGTQADETLGGYQQTVQGSLPFAVQPQDVYAGTLLGAWEALNAGITTVLDYAHLNPTLEHAEAGIRALRETGIRALYAHGSVFGVRRPWGSPEQAEYVRELLRPRQDDRLLTFGIAFGAPYGESDWALAAELDVPATLHACVRSAGAWPASHTIEELNARGLLRAGTVYSHCTIATDAELKLIADSGGHVSVSPYVEMVMGHGRPVIARALAQGLLPSLGADVVSSGPGDMFSQMRAAFSQARAETVPDDPDAPYRPGLTARDVLRFATAGGAAACGLGDITGSLTPGKRADLVTVRTDQINTMPAGDPVGVVVANADVSTVDTVLVGGVARKRDGRLLADLPGLRDLARDAAARLHRHAGNSVAAHPGKG from the coding sequence ATGACCCACCGGATCCTGGTGCGAGGCGGCCACGTCGTCTCGATGGACGACGCCGTGGGCGATCGCCCCGGCTGCGACATCCTGATCGAGGACGACCTCATCGCCGCCGTCGAACCGGGCCTCGACCCGGCGGGCGCGGACGAGGTCATCGACGCCCGCGACACCGTCGTCCTTCCGGGCTTCGTCGACACGCACCGGCACCTGTGGATGACCGTTCTGCGCGGCACCCAGGCGGACGAGACCCTGGGCGGCTACCAGCAGACGGTGCAGGGCTCGCTCCCGTTCGCCGTCCAGCCGCAGGACGTCTACGCGGGCACGCTGCTCGGGGCCTGGGAGGCGCTGAACGCCGGCATCACCACGGTGCTGGACTACGCCCATCTCAACCCCACGCTCGAGCATGCCGAGGCAGGCATCCGCGCGCTGCGCGAAACAGGCATCAGGGCGCTCTACGCGCACGGCTCGGTCTTCGGCGTGCGACGCCCGTGGGGCTCCCCTGAGCAGGCGGAGTACGTACGGGAGCTGTTACGCCCCCGGCAGGACGACCGGCTGCTCACCTTCGGCATCGCCTTCGGCGCGCCGTACGGGGAGTCCGACTGGGCGCTGGCCGCCGAGCTGGACGTCCCGGCCACCCTGCACGCGTGCGTCCGCTCGGCCGGCGCCTGGCCCGCCTCGCACACGATCGAGGAGCTGAACGCCCGGGGGCTGCTGCGGGCGGGAACGGTGTACTCGCACTGCACGATCGCCACCGACGCGGAGCTGAAGCTCATCGCCGACAGTGGCGGCCACGTGTCGGTCTCGCCGTACGTGGAGATGGTCATGGGCCACGGCCGCCCCGTGATCGCCCGCGCTCTGGCGCAGGGGCTGCTTCCCTCGCTCGGGGCGGACGTGGTCAGCAGCGGGCCCGGCGACATGTTCTCGCAGATGCGCGCCGCGTTCAGCCAGGCCCGCGCGGAGACGGTGCCCGACGACCCCGACGCGCCCTACCGGCCGGGCCTGACCGCCCGTGACGTGCTGCGCTTCGCGACGGCGGGCGGCGCCGCCGCCTGCGGGCTGGGTGACATCACCGGCTCGCTCACCCCGGGCAAGCGCGCCGACCTGGTGACGGTACGGACGGACCAGATCAACACGATGCCGGCCGGCGACCCCGTCGGCGTGGTGGTGGCCAACGCCGACGTCTCCACCGTCGACACGGTGCTCGTCGGAGGCGTCGCGCGAAAGCGCGACGGCCGCCTCCTGGCCGACCTGCCCGGGCTACGTGACCTGGCACGAGACGCGGCCGCCCGGCTGCATCGGCACGCGGGAAATTCAGTTGCCGCCCACCCGGGCAAGGGGTAA
- a CDS encoding class I SAM-dependent methyltransferase, which produces MDLPRSFTIRESSHRILNPFTPGKLATLGAAIGLRKGASVLDLCCGKGEMLSTWARDHGVTGTGVDISTVFLAAARERAAELGVTDQVTFVHGDAASHVAGEPVDVAACVGATWIGQGVPGTVALLERSLRPGGLMLIGEPFWRAEPPSQEAVEACHARSRDDFATLPGLVELFAGLGYDLVEMVLADEDSYDRYRAAQWLNVRTWLDANPDDELAPELRDELSTVPLRYTRYERRLLGWGVFALMKR; this is translated from the coding sequence TTGGATCTGCCACGTAGTTTCACCATCCGGGAGAGCAGCCACCGGATCCTCAACCCGTTCACCCCGGGCAAGCTCGCCACGCTGGGCGCCGCCATCGGGCTGCGCAAGGGCGCTTCCGTGCTCGATCTCTGCTGCGGCAAGGGCGAGATGCTGTCCACCTGGGCCCGCGACCACGGCGTCACCGGCACCGGCGTGGACATCAGCACGGTCTTCCTGGCCGCCGCGCGCGAGCGCGCCGCCGAGCTCGGCGTCACCGACCAGGTGACCTTCGTGCACGGCGACGCCGCCAGCCACGTGGCGGGCGAGCCGGTGGACGTGGCGGCGTGCGTCGGGGCGACCTGGATCGGCCAGGGCGTCCCCGGGACCGTCGCGCTGCTGGAGCGCAGCCTGCGCCCCGGCGGCTTGATGCTGATCGGCGAGCCCTTCTGGCGGGCCGAGCCGCCCAGCCAGGAAGCCGTCGAAGCCTGTCACGCCCGATCCCGTGACGACTTCGCGACGCTGCCCGGGCTCGTCGAGCTCTTCGCCGGCCTCGGCTACGACCTCGTCGAGATGGTCCTGGCCGACGAGGACAGCTATGACCGTTACCGCGCCGCCCAGTGGCTGAACGTCCGTACCTGGCTGGACGCCAACCCCGACGACGAGCTCGCCCCTGAGCTCAGGGACGAACTGTCGACCGTGCCGCTGCGCTACACCAGGTACGAGCGGCGCCTGCTCGGCTGGGGCGTGTTCGCGCTCATGAAGCGCTGA
- a CDS encoding sugar ABC transporter substrate-binding protein, whose amino-acid sequence MRSIVRTAGVAAALSVALAACGSGGSGGGGSASAPAAAPSASAAVQDALSKPAELTFWTWVTGIEKTVARFQAKYPNIKVNVVNAGQSADQYTKLQTAIKAGSGAPDVAQIEYFALPQFALSKQVVNLADYGAAALKDKFAASAWSQVAINGGVYGVPQDTGPMAMFYRKDIFDKLKIKPPTTWAEFTEAARKIKADNPDAFITTIDPGDAGGVDSMIWQAGGTPFKTSGESSVSVTLASDPGVKQWVSTFSTLLSEKLVDPQPGWTDEWWKGMGSGKYVTWLTGAWAPNGIVNSIPKTKGKWAVAPMPQYDAAKPMNAENGGSSVAVIPQSKNIPAAVAFAEWLNSDPEAVKSLNTEAGLFPATKVLLDDPAFRDAPLDFFGGQKINQVLGDASTAVRPGWQYLPFQVYANSIFKDTVGQAIDGGGDLSAALKSWQDRITAFGTEQGFTLSGG is encoded by the coding sequence ATGAGATCAATTGTGCGGACCGCAGGGGTGGCCGCGGCCCTGTCGGTGGCCCTGGCCGCGTGCGGCAGCGGCGGGTCCGGCGGGGGCGGGAGCGCCTCCGCACCGGCCGCCGCGCCGAGCGCGTCGGCGGCGGTGCAGGATGCGTTGAGCAAGCCGGCCGAGCTGACGTTCTGGACGTGGGTCACGGGGATCGAGAAGACCGTCGCCCGCTTCCAGGCGAAATATCCGAACATCAAGGTCAACGTGGTGAACGCGGGGCAGTCCGCCGACCAGTACACCAAGCTGCAGACCGCGATCAAGGCCGGTTCCGGCGCGCCTGACGTGGCGCAAATCGAGTACTTCGCGCTGCCTCAGTTCGCGCTCTCCAAGCAGGTCGTCAACCTGGCCGACTACGGCGCCGCCGCGCTGAAGGACAAGTTCGCGGCGTCGGCGTGGTCCCAGGTGGCGATCAACGGCGGCGTCTACGGCGTCCCGCAGGACACCGGCCCGATGGCGATGTTCTACCGCAAGGACATCTTCGACAAGCTGAAGATCAAGCCCCCGACGACCTGGGCGGAGTTCACCGAGGCGGCCAGGAAGATCAAGGCCGACAACCCGGATGCGTTCATCACCACGATCGACCCCGGGGACGCCGGCGGCGTGGACAGCATGATCTGGCAGGCGGGCGGCACGCCGTTCAAGACCTCGGGCGAGAGCTCGGTCAGCGTCACGCTCGCCTCCGACCCCGGCGTCAAGCAGTGGGTGAGCACCTTCAGCACCCTGCTGAGCGAGAAGCTGGTCGACCCGCAGCCCGGCTGGACGGACGAGTGGTGGAAGGGCATGGGCTCCGGCAAGTACGTGACCTGGCTCACCGGCGCCTGGGCCCCGAACGGCATCGTGAACTCCATCCCCAAGACGAAGGGCAAGTGGGCGGTCGCCCCGATGCCCCAGTACGACGCGGCCAAGCCGATGAACGCCGAGAACGGCGGCTCCTCGGTGGCGGTCATCCCGCAGAGCAAGAACATCCCGGCCGCCGTCGCCTTCGCCGAGTGGCTGAACTCCGACCCGGAGGCCGTCAAGTCGCTGAACACCGAGGCCGGGCTCTTCCCTGCCACGAAGGTGCTGCTCGACGACCCGGCGTTCCGCGACGCGCCGCTGGACTTCTTCGGCGGCCAGAAGATCAACCAGGTCCTGGGCGACGCCTCGACCGCCGTCCGCCCCGGCTGGCAGTACCTGCCGTTCCAGGTGTACGCCAACAGCATCTTCAAGGACACCGTGGGCCAGGCCATCGACGGCGGCGGCGACCTGTCCGCGGCGCTGAAGTCCTGGCAGGACCGCATCACCGCCTTCGGCACCGAGCAGGGCTTCACCCTCAGCGGCGGCTGA
- a CDS encoding carbohydrate ABC transporter permease, whose translation MTAVAEAGPAVTARHSPAARRRRGKSPTLTVIMLVMFVYAVLPLFWLLANASKSGADLFSTFGLWFGGDFHLFANIGDTLSYQNGIFLRWFGNTVLYSVVGAGGAALLATIGGYALAKYDFPGRRLLFAMVLGGISIPGTALAVPTYLLFSRVGIVDTPWAVLIPALCSPFGLYLMRVYAADAVPDSILESARIDGAGEFRIFRTIALRLLAPGFVTVLLFSLVATWNNYFLPLIVLNTPDWFPLTVGLNQWNAQANSGTSGAGDATYQLILTGSLLSIVPLIIAFLALQRFWQSGLATGSVKQ comes from the coding sequence GTGACGGCCGTCGCCGAGGCGGGCCCCGCCGTGACCGCCCGCCACTCCCCCGCGGCCAGGCGCCGCCGGGGCAAGAGCCCCACCCTCACCGTGATCATGCTGGTGATGTTCGTGTACGCGGTCCTGCCGCTGTTCTGGCTGCTGGCCAACGCCAGCAAGAGCGGCGCGGACCTGTTCTCGACCTTCGGGCTCTGGTTCGGCGGGGACTTCCACCTGTTCGCCAACATCGGCGACACCCTGAGCTACCAGAACGGCATCTTCCTGCGCTGGTTCGGCAACACCGTGCTCTACTCCGTGGTGGGCGCGGGCGGGGCCGCCCTGCTGGCCACCATCGGCGGGTACGCCCTGGCGAAGTACGACTTCCCCGGCCGCAGGCTGCTGTTCGCGATGGTGCTCGGCGGCATCTCCATCCCGGGCACGGCCCTGGCGGTGCCGACGTACCTGCTGTTCAGCCGCGTCGGGATCGTCGACACCCCGTGGGCGGTGCTCATCCCGGCGCTGTGCAGCCCGTTCGGGCTCTACCTGATGCGGGTCTACGCGGCCGACGCGGTGCCCGACTCGATCCTGGAGTCGGCCCGCATCGACGGCGCGGGCGAGTTCCGGATCTTCCGGACCATCGCGCTGCGGCTGCTCGCCCCGGGCTTCGTCACCGTCCTGCTCTTCTCGCTGGTCGCGACGTGGAACAACTACTTCCTGCCGCTGATCGTGCTGAACACGCCGGACTGGTTCCCGCTCACCGTCGGGCTCAACCAGTGGAACGCCCAGGCCAACAGCGGCACCTCCGGCGCCGGTGACGCCACCTACCAGCTGATCCTGACCGGCAGCCTGCTGTCCATCGTGCCGTTGATCATCGCCTTCCTGGCGCTCCAGCGGTTCTGGCAGTCGGGCCTGGCCACCGGAAGCGTCAAGCAGTAA
- a CDS encoding sugar ABC transporter permease, with protein MTAQAAEAGRPGLARPFLRLRVAGYAFFLPFFVVFLVTVVAPLAYAIYLSLFQDRLIGGTVFAGLANYTRALGDALFGAGLLRVALFLVVQVPIMLLLALGCALAIDSGRLRWPSLFRITIFMPYAVPAVVAALMWGYMYGDQFGLVGQIGHALDVTVPDLLSRSWMLTSIGNMVTWEYVGYNMIILYAALRAIPEELYEAAEIDGAGAIRTAWSIKLPALRPALLVATIFSIIGSFQLFNEPNIVQKLAPAVISTSYTPNMYAYNLAFNGQQINYSAAVAVVLGLVTVVVAYAVQLVTARREKTL; from the coding sequence ATGACCGCGCAGGCCGCCGAAGCCGGGCGCCCCGGCCTCGCCCGGCCGTTCCTGCGCCTGCGCGTCGCCGGCTACGCGTTCTTCCTGCCGTTCTTCGTGGTCTTCCTGGTCACGGTGGTCGCGCCGCTGGCGTACGCCATCTACCTCAGCCTCTTCCAGGACCGCCTGATCGGCGGCACGGTCTTCGCGGGCCTGGCCAACTACACGCGCGCCCTCGGCGACGCGCTGTTCGGGGCCGGGCTGCTGCGCGTGGCGCTCTTCCTGGTCGTACAGGTGCCGATCATGCTGCTCCTCGCCCTGGGATGCGCGCTCGCCATCGACAGCGGCAGGCTGCGCTGGCCGTCCCTGTTCCGCATCACGATCTTCATGCCGTACGCGGTGCCGGCCGTGGTCGCGGCCCTCATGTGGGGCTACATGTACGGCGACCAGTTCGGCCTGGTCGGCCAGATCGGCCACGCGCTCGACGTCACCGTGCCCGACCTGCTGTCGCGCTCCTGGATGCTGACCTCCATCGGCAACATGGTGACCTGGGAGTACGTCGGCTACAACATGATCATCCTGTACGCCGCGCTGCGGGCCATCCCCGAAGAGCTCTACGAGGCCGCCGAGATCGACGGGGCGGGCGCCATCCGCACCGCCTGGAGCATCAAACTGCCCGCCCTGCGCCCCGCGCTCCTCGTGGCGACGATCTTCTCGATCATCGGCAGCTTCCAGCTCTTCAACGAGCCGAACATCGTCCAGAAGCTCGCACCCGCGGTGATCAGCACGAGTTACACGCCCAACATGTACGCCTACAACCTCGCGTTCAACGGCCAGCAGATCAACTACTCGGCCGCCGTCGCCGTGGTGCTCGGCCTCGTCACCGTCGTCGTGGCGTACGCGGTGCAGCTCGTCACCGCGAGAAGGGAGAAGACGCTGTGA